In the genome of Megalops cyprinoides isolate fMegCyp1 chromosome 18, fMegCyp1.pri, whole genome shotgun sequence, the window cactggggcactgctgctatgcccttgggcaaggtagttaacccacaattgcctcagtaaatatccagttgtataaacagATGTGTAAAACCTGTAGCATatgcaagtcaccctggataagagcatctgttaaatgacaataatgcaatgtaatgtaatcttctGAGTGAGAGGAAATCAAAAGAGTTTTACACCAAAGATGCAAATGGGCCATCTACAGGAAGTGACCACAAGACATCTCCTTCTCAGCAACCTTACTGAGTGGCATTAATGGGAGAATCTTATTGCTTTGCACAATTTCAAGGCCTAATTAGcctaaaaaaacacaacaaaagagTCTTTAGCTATAAATACCTTCCAGTAGTAATTacactgtgtgtgaatgcagggCTACATCACACTACCACGCTGTGCACAGAATGTTGCTGTCTGCACTGGAGGACAATAAAAGGAAATCCTCTACTGGCATGTGGAAATATGCGCCACGCACTGTGAGAGTTGATCAAAAAACCTTCACTTCCCCCACAATACCTCTGACCACTGTTAGAGCTACAGGAGAATTTTTGCCCTTTGTGATGGTCTAACAGCTGCAAAGCACCTTATGTAACAGGACGGCAAGGGCTTTGGCATGTGACTCATTAAATGAAAAGGGGGATATTACAGTACCACTGTGATCATGATTAGCAGCTTTGTCGCACTGTAAGTGTTTTACATGCATGACATCAGCctaaatgtggaaaaaactgTACAAATCGGATAGAATGAAATACTCTAAGTCCCAGCTAAGCAGCCACACAGTATAATATGGTACCTAGTAAAATAATTCATGTCCTTCATTTGCTTATTCATTACAAATACACAGTGCTATTACTAAGCTATTACACAACTGAAGCTAAACAAAGTCaatcaataaacaaatatttgactatattaatattaaatgtcTTCCGTACTTAATATTCTGGTGTTTGGAATTCTTTTCTTGGCAGCTTTATTTGGGGAGGATGATGTGGGACATTAGTGAACATTAATAacttcatttatgtttattttctggaaTATATTATAGTTACACAGTTAGTGAATAGCTGCATGCAAACTGACagcattcataaatcatattttatgtactgtaaatgtcacGACTGCCTCTGAATTACATGGTCCTTTACTAATGTCATTCCAGCTTGATGCTGTATGGAACAGCATGCCATTCCATCCGAgaagttatttcattttaaaatcgACTTTGCTGATTACTGAAGAACCCAGTGAGGTGTGCAAACTGGAGGGAGCCCGAAAACAGCGCTCTCTGTGTTCATCAGTACAATAAATCAAGCACCATTTTGTTGTTCTTCTGTTCGTTCAGGCAACCACTGAGGTGTATGACATTGTTTCTTTGTCAGGAATGTCAATGTGATTCAGCACAACCTTGAGCATCTAAAGCAAAGCAGAATAATGAAGATTTTACAAAGCGGCCTCTACCCAGGCAGTCAAtggagtcaaaaaaaaaaaaaaactgttactgACCCACAGTGCCCTGTAAGCAAGTTATTCCACAAAGGATTCTGTGGAAGACTAATGGATAAAGACTTGAATTTAATAATACGACATCAAGAATGCTACTTAAAGAGATGTTAAACAACATAGGGATGAAGGCTATAAACTGATACAGGGATGAGGGCTATAAACAACAGGCCTAAAGTATCAATTTACCCCTGTGGAAAGCTCAGTCCAGGTCCGTCTTAACTAGCACAACAGTGTGGATATGGTGATCAGACTGTGGTGCAGGGCAATGGCGTACCTCGTAGGAGCTGCGGACCAGTTTGAAGATGTCCACCTCTGGGTGGGGCTCTCTGTCGTCTGTGAGCAGGGAGTGCAGGTGTGGGATCGGCGGCAAAGTGCTGTCTTTGTTAGTCACGCTGTCCAGGTACCtatgacacacaacacacaccccaGAGGGTTACAGCTACAAGTCTGCTACTAGAAACCAAGGATTACCCCTTAAAATTTATACGGAAAACCAAAGGAGTATTGTTGTATGTCTATGTCTACTGTACATAGATACTGAAAGTTTTACTGCAACAACTCTACATGGGACCAATTCAGGAACTCAGACTCTGTTTGATAGTTCAGCAGTCTGGTTCAGCAACTTTAAGAGCTGTGATGTAGCATAACTTAATAGAAACACTAGAATTATTCAGCAGCATGTCCATATTTATAACAAATGTGCACATCACAGTTCCTCAGACACACGTCAGACACTCAAAAACCAGCTCTCACCTGCCCAGGACAGTCATGGCCTCCCCGTCATCTTTGCAGTTGAGCAGCTTCTCGATGTTGGCGTCGAGCACGGACAGGGCCAGCTGGAAGATCACCTTGATGCCCTCGTAGAAGAAGCAGTCGACCACGACCACGGCGCTCTCGAACGGCATGACGCTGAGGAAGAGCGTGAGGAACCAGGACAGCGAGATGGTGGAGATGACGCCCAGGTCCTGCATGCAGTCGTACAGCTGCGGCACGTACTCCCGGGCCAGCTCCTCGAACACGCCCTGGTCCACCAGCGCACCTGGGGGCGGCACGGACGACAcagccaaaaacacacacacgcacacacacacacgcacagggacacacacacacgacacacagtcacatatgcacacataagGCACACATTGAAagaggcatacacacacatgcacatggaggtacagatatacatacacattaagAGGCGTGCGTACATAGACACGGgtacacagacgcacagacgcacagatgcacgcgtgcacacacacacacacacacacacacacagaaagacgcACATAATGAGCACAGGCAGGGGAAATACACCTTTACAATAACAATCCTCCACTGACTGACTGGCCAGGATTTTTCACTGCTCTACTGAGATACTCCTTCTATTAAAATCTATTACACATAACAGCACATAATATGTTATGGCACATTAGCGCTTTTAATGCGTCTCTCTGGAGTGTCTCTCCCGGAACGCAGCACTGACCTACGACCCTGGTGTTGTAGTAGTCTGGCAGCATCCGCTCACACAGGGCCACCAGCAGCCAGAAAGCCTCCTCCTCTTTggcatacagcagcagcacggAGGTGACGATGTTCATGGCCTGGTGGGCAGAGGACACTGTGATATTGAGCCTCACAGATCTCAGAAAACATACCGTAATTAGTTTTAGTTCTAATTGTTAATTGTACTTATTACCCCTTAAATCACTGCTTTACTGTACAGAAAATGCATTCGAATGCTGTAATCTTCTTTCAAATGAGGGCCTAACATCTGAAACATAGTTGTGGTAAACAGAACGACACCATAATTAtcatatcattttcattattatcattactaaacaatgtgaaatgcatttgctttcCGTGTTAACAAGAAAGCAATAATGCAGGACATTTTTTGGGTGTTGCACGCCCCCATCCTGAAGCCCCGCGTCCTGAGCCGCGGTACCTGGCAGTAGCCGATGTTGGGGTTGCGGAAGGCGTAGGCGGTGAGCACCCGCCGCAGGGCGGCGATGCCCATCTCGTTCTGGAAGGCAGGGTGCTCGGGCAGGGAGCGGTGCAGGTCCCTCTCGATCTCCTCCGTGGCCAGGTTGTACTTGCCCATGGACTTCTCCACCAGGTCCTCGTAGTACCCCGGGTGAGTGGTCATCTCATTGATGGCTCCTGGGGAAAGGATCATCATGATCAGCGCCACGGCTGGAATGTGTGCACCGTGACGACAGCACCGCGTCTTCAGTACACgagctgtgatgacatcaccccACATTTTCAGTACACGAgacatgatgacatcacatctGGGGTACTTGTACTGACTGCCCATTTATCATCATTCTTGTGAGAGCCGATTATGCAGTGAGTGTCCAGCACCCCCAGCTGAACATCCCTagtattcattttcacatagtTTAAGAGCTTCTTCCTGGAGGGTTATAGTATCTGAGGCCTCATCAGGATAtactatttattttaaatgaatcacTAAGGCTTTTTTATAGAACAACCCCATGAGTTCAATTGGAACACAGGCTGCATACTGTTTTCAGCtattacaataatataaaattgtTACGCACTGCTAGATTTAAGAAATTCATTTGGGTGCGGCATCCTAGACAAGTCACAAACTGGCAGGGAATATCTAAGAGAAAAAATCCCATTGAGAAAAAGATCACTGTCTCCCACGGTATCAGCTTACTTTAGGCAAAGCCTCCTTTAATGTCTGCTACGGTTACTCTGTGCTTCCATAATAGTGAAGTCACCATGAACCCCCATAGTGTTTCTTATTGcaaactgcacaaaaaaataagcaagaAATTATGAGAAAGCAGCATTTATTCGGGCTCATTTTTTGGTGCATGAAGTGCAGATGGAACGGTGAATGGAGGATAACCAACAAAGCGATCTGTGAACGAGCTTGCGATCTTGGGAAATCGGAGAAAACATGCTCTCTGCGTGAGTCCTGAAATACGGCCGaggttttattaaaaacaacaagagTCGCGCGCTTCCTGCCTGACAAAGGAGACAGGTGCTGTCAAGCTCCGTTAATCAAGCGCCGCTTCTCATGTGGCTTGTGGCATAAAAGGCAGTGAATTACTCCTCTTCTCTGTCGAACAATGCTCCGCTTTGAGGCCCTCCGCGCTCCCCCCAGCTGTGGAGTGGTGCGCGTGAGCCCTGAAACGGCAGCGGGAGACTCGCGctcactctgctgctgctgctgcctgaaGCGCGGACTAGAAAGTCAGCAGCTTTGCAAAATGCACAGGCGGTGTCGTTTAACAGGCAGCGCCCAATACAGAGGCAAGACCAGAGAGACCAGGCACTCCTTACTATCATATATTGCATTGTTATTTATCTTGCCTGGACCAGACAAAAGATagatgaaaaaaggaaattttacTGGTTCTAAATGGCCATGGAAGAAGCACAAACAGGACAATGAGGGAGTAGTGATATAAATCTTGTGTCATAAGTGTAAGTCTAAGCAGAACAATAAACGCCAGACTCACGGTGAGACTGCAGTGTTAGAGGATGTAAGCTGGGCGTCTGAgaccacacagagagagctcaGTAATCTCACAGTGACACCTGCGAACCACACACCTCCGGCTGCAAACAGGAAGCCGCAGTATTGAGCGAACACAGCCGCGTGGCTCTGTGCGTTCGCCCTCCGAGCGGCTGCGCGTTTCAAATCAATCTGTGAAAATGGCCTTCGCGACAGCAAGCCGTGCTGCCTGTCTTCCTCTTGGACACTGTCTGTGCTGATCCGCCTTAAACGCGGTGGACTGGCGTATATTTAGAGGAAAAGAAGAGGATCGATGTTTAAGTGAAACCCCCGAGGTCAGCATTGTTCCGAGCGCTCCCTGACTGAAATCCGATCACGCCCGACACCGGATCCCTGACCAAATCGCAGGGGAGGTGGGGCGAAGGTACAGTGTACAGTGAGCGCCTGTGCTCCACGCAGCTCACCTGAGAACAGCAGCCAGAGCTCCCCCCTCATGTTCTCTGGGATGCCCTTCAGCACCAGCTCCTTGGTCTTCTGCGTGCGGTACATGCACACGCCCTGGCCGTACTCAGTGAAGTGGTTCCTCCACGCCTGCTCCTTCAGGAACTCTTTCGCCTACGGGGTCAAGGAGAAGCAGGGACCCCCGTAAGCACATTAAAAGCACTGTCAAGCTCCCTTCAGAGCTGGCAGAGTAAGACCTTTAACTATGAAGGGTAGTAGAATGAAGTAAGGCAGACATGTGTACTTTCAAATGGAGATCATCATAACACTCTGAGCCAGGGCAAACAGTAAAGTTCATGCAAAGTGCAAAACAGCACTCCACTGAACTCATTTTCGAGAAAACAATATCACCTCACAAAGAGGAAACATAGCTGATTGGCCTATATTAAGGCACTAGGATGCTTTTAAAACTTACTTTAGCATGTAAAAATGGGGGGAAGCAAGTCTGACCAGCTCAGAAAACAGGTTGATATACATACTAGGCCCCACTGCTGGataacatactgtaaatgagAACTCGTCTGACTCGTCTCCCACATATTTACTACCATTATTCAGTCATTCATGAGAAACCACAAACATGTGAGGCACTCATGTGACACAACTGTCATTCCTACAACAGAACTATTGGAAGGATTATGTCTCTATTCCgatcaaaagaaaacagaatactCATGTGCAAGTGAAGCATTGCTTTGTCTGAAGGCAGAAATGCTATTGGCTCTGCTGAGATTCAGTTGTCCGAGAATGTTAAGTAACTACTGTATGGCCCTGTGAATACTGCTCCATATGCCACACAGCATAAAACTGATCCAATAACAAACCCTTGCAACAAAAAGGGAACGATGTATGCTGAAAAGGTTGGACTCAGACTCTCTGCAGGGGTTCCCAGCCCCGGTGCACTCTGGGTCGGCTCTTTACCAGCTTGGGGTTGAACTCCTCGGGAGACCGCCTGCGGTACATGGTCATGAGCGCCTGGCTGGCGGTGGGGACGCTGTTGTGGTTGAGGTTGAAGTGACGGTCCCCCTCGGCGTCGGAGACCAGGCTGGCCTGGgggctgcaggagaggaggctgCTGTGTCGGGAGTAGGCCTGGGGGAATGGAGACGTCACTGACAGGACTGGGTACACAGTGCACCTCCACTCAAATGCACACTTCCTTTCCTTCACCTCAGTCAGGATGGCAACACTCTGCACTTATCATGCATTGCACAATAACCTTGTATGCTACTTATTAGTGTAAACAAACAGGTCGTACAAGATAAGATGATAGCTACCTGACTCATTTGACCAATTACTTTATCTCAAAACTCACTACTAACAGTGTGAACACACTGGACAACTGCTGTCGTTCACAGTTTCACCTGCTGACGACCTGCTTTTATCTTATGAGGGACGTGCATTTTCAATGTAACAGTACGATGGCCTTAAAATGGGACTTTTCCAGAGGACTTCCCTGGCTTGGGAACATTAAGCATGACTGGTGAATCGGTGTTTGTACCTCCTCGTCAGAGCTGTTGAAGCTCCCCGTCAGCTCCCTTTCACAGTAGATCTTGGACGTGGTCTGCTGCAGGAAGTCCGAAATCCTCTGCACCAAGAAGTCCCGGTCTTTGAGGTTGGCGAAGAGGAAGGTCATTCTGTTTTTGGTGCTGATGGACAGGGGACTGGGAAGGACGTTGGAACTGTCTGCCTTCTCTACAATTGTCACCTGAGAGACAAGAGACAAACCACTTTTAAAAGCTGAACAAGCTGTTGTCATTCGTTAAAAATGGCATGGCAATAAAAATCATGccaatcagaaaacaaattCCAGTGGTGGAACCTAAATGCTTGCATTGTCATTGATTATAAAAGGAATTGCGTTGAAATGTCTGTTTAATCCAGTTATAGTGATATCCCTTTAAGTATAAAGGGATATCACTACTTATCACTACAAATGCCCAGGACCAACTATGGTAAGTACCAGCCATGCCTGTCTCTGGGCAATGGATTTGCTTTGCAACCTGTGCAGGGCACATTGCTATTTGTAACCATCGCTGAAGCGGTTAAATCATTCAAACGGACTTCATATCTAGAAACTTGTGATGGCGGTCGTGGTGCGCGCAGACGAATGCGTTTCTTAGCAACCCCGGCAGTGACTAAAGCAGATTAAATGTGACAGCCTCAGCCTGGGCCGGTTTAATCAGCCTCTGCTCTTTCTGACTCCTACCCACGGTTCCCAGGGTCTTGGGCTCCTCTCTCCAACAGCGCAACGCGCTTCACGTTGCATTCCAAGTCAGAAAACATCTACCAGTAATACATCATGATCCCACGAACAGGACTGATAATAAGCTGCGAGATTGTTTTTCCAAGCACTCTGAAATAAGATCAATGTGCCTAAATATAGCTTGCTGCTCTggtatttttcttctgtttaacCCCGTGctgatatccagctgtatactGTCTATATAGGACAGCAgtatttgttgtgttgtttttgtcttcatgCACAAGGCACTCGTTTATGACTGGCCCAGACACTTCACCTGGGACTTTGGGTGTTTAGAGTGCCCAAGGTTTCTTACCTCTCTCAGTGGGATGATGAGGCTGCACAGGGTCTCCTCTTTACTGGTGAAGCAGATGTAGTTGGTGGACACAAACATCTGGCCCACGATGTGCGTCTTGTTGAAGGGCGTCCAGAGGGTGCAATCTGTGTGTCCATCCAGCTTCTCGTCCTTCGGAAGCCTGAAGAGGGCTCTGTATCTCTCGCTCTTTGCTCGGGCGTCCAAGTCCCTGCCAGAACAAAATTACAGTTTGAGAAAAACAATCGAGTTCCAGTTTGACCTCTGCCTCCTGCGATGGATCAGTGGGCCtacagcaggggaggggagcaCGGACACTGAAATAAGGTGAGAAACGTGCTTAGAGTAAACCAAGGGGCTTGCCTTTTCAGAGCAGACACTTTCTTGGGAGACTTCTTCTTGAGCTTGGGCAGAGAGCGGTCCTGCTCAAAGCCCTTGTTGTCCAGCAGCTGCCGCATAGCGATGTTGGCCAGCTGCTCCATCAGCTTGAAGGTCTCGTTGATGTtgaggaagacagagaagaCGTGCTCGTGAGACCTGGTGCTCACTTTAATGATGTCGGGCAGCAGCATGGTGCCGTTCTTCTCCAGCTGGGTGATGTCCGCCCACCGGATCACCAGTTTGGCTGAAACACAGAGGCAAAGGAACCATTCGGAGACTCATAGGGCATGAGGACACActgttttttccactgctctTTGAGCACCCCAGTCCCTGCGTGTATTATTAAAAGTTACAGAGGGAATCTCATTACCGGCTGACTTGTTCTGCTTCACTGATTCTAAAAAGGGAAATGTCGTTATGTTTTGTCCAAGCAAGCAGTTCCAATCTTTGCACACAAAGAGAAGAATTTTACTTGCACTTTGCTAAAAAGTGTTTATGGGGGGAAAACATATTCAGTTTTCCAGCACTTTAATCTCTGCTGATGCTGTTAAATTTGCTTTTTATGTAAAATCACCAAAGCACAGACTCATTCAAAGGTCGATTAGGTAGGCCTTTTTTCTCTTCAAGGAAAAAACGCTTTTTTCTCCATTCTGAACTGCAGTATACAATCTACCAGCCTGCAAGCAATCTACTGGCAAACAATGTTTGGTGAACTAGCCACTGAGGTATTCTAAGAACTGAGAGACAAATTCACCATCAGATAAACACTACTATAATTTAGCTTGCAAACTTGCTAATTAGCCTTCACTAGTTACAGATCTTGCTGGTCAACTACATGTATGAGATATTAACCATTGCTAACCAAAACTTTTACTGCTTACATGAAGTGATTGGACCTCATTTAGCTTTCTTAATCTAAGCTCTGTCTAATTCTAAAAAGATCACCTTACACGCACATTAGTTGTGCATATCTGCTTATTCATATTTACTTTTGCCCTTACTACTCGCCCTGAATCTGATTGGTTTCCTTCTTTTAGAAGCAATAGTTTCTCCCATACTTTCACTGGAAGTATattataaagacattttttcatttttatgataaaTTCAAATGATACAAGAACAGAAGGAAAATCTGAATAGTGTTGCTTTCTTACAGGAACAGATTCACTAATTTTACGGAGCTTGCCAAAATCAACAGTTTTTCTCCTCAACAGTCGTTAAATTAGGCAAATCTATGGATGTAAGTATTTGCATTTCAGCCCTAGCTGTAAATAGCCCTTGATGAGGCTGCCCCCGGAGAACTATAGATGAGGGAGCGCATCACTcgagcatgtctgtgtgtgggcgAGTCCCTGGCCGTTACCTTCTTTGCCCAGCAGGAAGGAGTAGAAGCACAGGTGGTTGATGCTGAGGTAGACCCATCCCTGTCTGGGCACCTTGCCCTTCCAGTAGCTGCAGGAGTAGTAGTTCACCAGCTTCTCCTCCTCGGGCATTCCAAAGAGCTTGCGGAACTTGGCGATGGCCTCCTTGAATTTGTCCGTGTCGTCGTCCTCCTTGATGTCGTGGTTCTTGTTATACTCTGCAATGATACCCTAAGGAGAGAGGGCACGCCATGCTTACTTGCAAACTCTTTGCtgtgtttaaatgctagaatAAGCTTCAGAGCCAACACAGAGGCATACAGTGCATAAAACATCACACTTCAGCTGACAAGATCCACCG includes:
- the tbc1d9 gene encoding TBC1 domain family member 9, translated to MWVNPEEVLLASALWITERANPYFILQKRKGHGDGGGGLAGLLVGTLDVVLDSSARVAPYRILYQSPDSLVYWTIAHGGSRKEITEHWEWLEQNLLQTLSIFENENDITTFVKGKIQGIIAEYNKNHDIKEDDDTDKFKEAIAKFRKLFGMPEEEKLVNYYSCSYWKGKVPRQGWVYLSINHLCFYSFLLGKEAKLVIRWADITQLEKNGTMLLPDIIKVSTRSHEHVFSVFLNINETFKLMEQLANIAMRQLLDNKGFEQDRSLPKLKKKSPKKVSALKRDLDARAKSERYRALFRLPKDEKLDGHTDCTLWTPFNKTHIVGQMFVSTNYICFTSKEETLCSLIIPLREVTIVEKADSSNVLPSPLSISTKNRMTFLFANLKDRDFLVQRISDFLQQTTSKIYCERELTGSFNSSDEEAYSRHSSLLSCSPQASLVSDAEGDRHFNLNHNSVPTASQALMTMYRRRSPEEFNPKLAKEFLKEQAWRNHFTEYGQGVCMYRTQKTKELVLKGIPENMRGELWLLFSGAINEMTTHPGYYEDLVEKSMGKYNLATEEIERDLHRSLPEHPAFQNEMGIAALRRVLTAYAFRNPNIGYCQAMNIVTSVLLLYAKEEEAFWLLVALCERMLPDYYNTRVVGALVDQGVFEELAREYVPQLYDCMQDLGVISTISLSWFLTLFLSVMPFESAVVVVDCFFYEGIKVIFQLALSVLDANIEKLLNCKDDGEAMTVLGRYLDSVTNKDSTLPPIPHLHSLLTDDREPHPEVDIFKLVRSSYEKFGSIRADVIEQMRFKQRLRVIQTIEDTTKRNVVRTIVTETAFSIDELEELYVLFKAEHLTSCYWGGNSNPTDRHDPSLPYLEQYRIDLEQFKALFSLLFPWACGANSDTLALRFFRLLDHNGDSLINFREFVTGLSVLCHGDLTEKLKFLYKMHVLPEVTHEQDEPDSAFEATQYFFEDITPETSHGLDSKSKNDKDDGFVRVTFKTEKVKKMHTPDYRTYLRLWNQETKTKLENMKELPKLNQGQFIELCKTLYNMFSEDPSEQELYHATATVTSLLLEMGEVGKLFCSPSSKDEEEEEEEEGRARESGRGQGKERAAFPQKGGQGDPFLQGLGVGEEGGGGSGREQLPCSQMEDIKLEDSSPKETGVSSAMLISDDETKDDTSMSSYSVLSAGSHELDDKLQCEDIADDTVLVRSGHHGDGLPHSASIDKDWAITFEQFLASVLTEQALVLYFEKPVEVAARITNAKNMRKAGPLMSASDYEISSLSG